Proteins from a genomic interval of Gossypium hirsutum isolate 1008001.06 chromosome A09, Gossypium_hirsutum_v2.1, whole genome shotgun sequence:
- the LOC107888500 gene encoding putative disease resistance protein RGA3 isoform X2, producing the protein MAEALLGAVLEVVVSKLISIAAEQTNVAWGFQKELKRLRDSLEMIEDFLQDAEEMQTKEKAVKTWLQSLKDVAYEANDVLDEFDYEILRRKVEIRNKIRRKVRNFLSSNNSILFRLKMANEIKDILKSLDNLNKLATDFGLQKRATDPDPEYGRREVETSSVLTGLNIIGRKNDVSKVVDLLVNPKDKQIVSVVPIVGMAGLGKTTLAQLVYNDLNVETHFDVKFWVCVSNHFDVKTILKEMLEHFTRDIPQNMNALIKILRKKIGQAKRGKEQIKYLLVLDDVWSVEKWDELKNHLMGISKNGGNGVIVTTRIQDVASKVQTLPNQRHQPGRLEDEECWSIIKERAWSIIKERALMASSMSHELELIGKEIAKQCRGVPLVANVIGGTMSNIEMNPRAWLEIQKSGVWGSPESVLKVESVLKLSFDRLSSPSLKKCFAYCAMFPKDYCFGKEELIQLWMAEGFLGSSMAMVDIGDKYLNELL; encoded by the coding sequence ATGGCAGAAGCTCTTTTGGGTGCTGTCCTAGAAGTAGTGGTGTCTAAACTGATTTCAATTGCTGCTGAACAAACCAACGTTGCTTGGGGTTTCCAGAAGGAGCTGAAAAGATTGCGTGACTCACTAGAAATGATCGAAGATTTCTTGCAAGATGCAGAAGAAATGCAAACAAAGGAGAAAGCAGTGAAGACTTGGTTGCAGAGTCTCAAAGATGTTGCTTATGAGGCTAATGATGTCCTTGATGAGTTTGACTATGAAATTCTCCGAAGGAAAGTGGAGATTCGGAACAAAATTAGGAGGAAGGTACGAAACTTCCTTTCTTCCAACAATTCCATTTTATTTCGTCTGAAGATGGCTAATGAAATTAAGGACATCCTTAAATCACTGGATAACCTTAACAAATTGGCCACTGATTTTGGTCTCCAAAAGAGAGCTACAGATCCAGATCCTGAGTATGGACGACGAGAGGTGGAGACGAGCTCCGTCCTCACGGGCTTAAACATTATTGGAAGGAAAAATGATGTCTCAAAAGTAGTTGACCTGTTAGTCAATCCCAAAGATAAGCAGATTGTTTCTGTTGTGCCAATAGTAGGCATGGCTGGTCTTGGCAAAACTACTTTAGCACAGCTGGTGTACAATGATTTGAATGTGGAAACGCATTTCGATGTCAAATTCTGGGTGTGTGTTTCTAATCATTTTGATGTCAAAACCATTTTAAAGGAGATGTTAGAACATTTTACCAGAGATATTCCTCAAAATATGAATGCATTGATAAAGATACTCAGGAAGAAGATTGGACAGGCCAAACGAGGTAAGGAGCAGATCAAGTATCTTCTTGTGCTTGATGATGTGTGGAGTGTTGAAAAATGGGACGAACTGAAGAATCATCTGATGGGAATCAGTAAAAATGGTGGGAATGGAGTTATTGTGACAACACGCATTCAAGATGTAGCATCAAAAGTGCAAACACTTCCAAATCAAAGGCATCAACCAGGAAGACTAGAAGATGAAGAATGCTGGTCCATAATTAAAGAACGAGCATGGTCCATAATTAAAGAACGAGCATTGATGGCCTCTTCAATGTCTCACGAATTAGAGTTAATTGGAAAGGAAATTGCTAAGCAGTGTCGAGGTGTGCCATTGGTAGCTAACGTTATTGGAGGGACAATGAGCAACATTGAAATGAATCCCCGCGCATGGTTGGAAATTCAAAAAAGTGGTGTATGGGGATCACCGGAAAGTGTGCTAAAAGTGGAAAGTGTGTTAAAACTAAGCTTCGATCGCTTGTCTTCTCCATCTTTGAAGAAATGCTTTGCGTACTGTGCCATGTTTCCTAAAGATTATTGCTTTGGAAAAGAGGAATTGATCCAACTGTGGATGGCTGAAGGATTTCTTGGCAGCTCTATGGCAATGGTGGATATTGGTGACAAATACTTGAATGAATTGTTATAA
- the LOC107888500 gene encoding putative disease resistance protein At3g14460 isoform X1 has translation MNCYKTHCFKMSRRNTCGNILTFKMHDSVHDLSLSVSKFDTLLFRENSSLTLNECSHIRHLNVGCDGEPLPEILTAVAPKVYSLFSEIDVSKKLSKSFTRLRVLKFVCATNICELPDSLGELKHLRYLGISWTSIKTLPKSTTKLYNLQTLRLLGLLRLTFPYGLENLISLKHLYFDRKELQPVNIGNLTCLQTLPIFFVGSERGRSIKELGSLKELRGELKICHLGGVRDKQEANGAILHLKKKLCKLIFDFEGSDSGSSGYNSEEVMEGLQPHTDLQSLTVSNYQGESFPSWMLRPVGDSNTGLFLLNNLMELNFFDCINCESLPPLGQLHNLQFLELRNLKKVKRMGNEFYCNEGIDGMNKVIKVFPALKKLTLEKMGSLEEWTAMAATKMFMFPCLEELDICDCPFLRSVPLTGQCSSLKKLRVSRCKTLSKIRDGLSTSIYLKELDLKDCPNLSWIPDLEGFSSLQNLSIDSCKELEVLPITGGCSSLEKLRILGCEKLSKIGDGLFSSTCLKELYLCHCSNLSSIPDLEGCFSLKILSINSCNKFEVLPVTGRCSSLEKLSISSCEKLSKIGDGLFTSSLQNLSIDSCNELEVLSLPGRCSSLEKLSIFGCEKLSKIGDGLSACACLKELGLYNCPNLSSIPNLEGFSSLQSLSINRCNELEVLPITGRCSSIEKLRISSCKNISKIGDGLSTSTCLKELYLYLCSNLSLIPDLEGFSSLQNLSIDSCNELEVLPITGRCSSLEKLRISSCKNMSKIGDGLSTSTYLKELDQYLCSNLSWIPDLEGFSSLQNLSIDSCKELASFPLKAPLSSLKKLRIHDCPNLKPIPSLDGLSSLTELEFNKVGEGWSCLLPNMLRSNTSLCSLTILNLPDLIRTPDNSLGRLNCLGKLAIGGFSEKLQEFPCLSSFQYLSASLRVLELTGWEKLKSLPPNFNPSLPLKN, from the coding sequence ATGAATTGTTATAAAACTCATTGTTTCAAGATGTCCAGAAGGAACACCTGCGGGAATATTCTTACATTCAAAATGCACGACTCGGTGCATGATTTATCTTTGTCCGTGTCAAAGTTTGATACTTTGTTGTTTCGAGAAAATTCCAGTCTCACCCTTAATGAGTGTTCTCATATCCGTCATCTCAATGTTGGATGTGATGGGGAACCATTACCAGAAATTTTAACTGCGGTTGCTCCAAAAGTATACTCGTTGTTTTCAGAGATTGATGTGTCCAAGAAACTATCCAAAAGCTTCACAAGATTAAGAGTCCTAAAGTTTGTTTGTGCTACTAATATTTGTGAGTTGCCAGATTCCCTTGGAGAATTGAAGCACTTGAGGTATTTGGGCATCTCATGGACTTCTATCAAAACACTGCCTAAGTCCACAACCAAACTTTACAATCTGCAAACATTGAGGCTTTTAGGTTTACTGAGACTCACCTTTCCGTATGGATTGGAAAATCTGATAAGCTTGAAGCACTTGTATTTTGATAGAAAAGAACTTCAGCCAGTTAATATTGGAAACCTAACTTGTCTTCAAACATTACCCATATTTTTTGTGGGTTCAGAAAGGGGACGTTCGATTAAGGAGTTAGGATCCCTAAAGGAACTGCGTGGAGAACTGAAGATATGCCATCTTGGGGGTGTTAGAGACAAACAAGAGGCTAATGGAGCAATTCTAcaccttaaaaaaaaattatgcaagttgatatttGATTTTGAAGGGAGTGATAGTGGGAGTAGTGGTTATAACAGTGAGGAAGTGATGGAAGGTCTCCAACCCCACACAGATTTGCAAAGCTTAACTGTTAGCAATTATCAAGGTGAAAGCTTTCCCTCATGGATGTTAAGACCTGTTGGTGATTCTAATACTGGTTTGTTTTTGCTTAACAATTTGATGGAGCTAAATTTTTTCGATTGCATCAACTGTGAAAGTCTTCCACCTCTGGGCCAATTGCATAATCTTCAGTTTCTTGAGTTGAGAAATCTGAAGAAAGTGAAACGCATGGGTAATGAATTTTATTGCAACGAAGGTATTGATGGTATGAATAAGGTGATCAAGGTGTTTCctgcattaaaaaaattaaccttagAGAAGATGGGAAGTCTAGAAGAATGGACAGCAATGGCGGCCACAAAGATGTTCATGTTTCCTTGCTTGGAGGAGCTGGATATTTGTGATTGTCCCTTCTTGAGAAGTGTTCCACTAACGGGGCAATGTTCCTCTCTTAAAAAGCTTCGCGTTTCCAGGTGTAAAACATTAAGCAAGATCAGAGACGGGCTGTCAACCTCCATTTATCTCAAGGAATTAGATTTAAAAGATTGTCCTAATTTAAGTTGGATTCCGGATTTGGAAGGATTTTCCTCTCTTCAAAATCTGTCAATTGATAGCTGCAAGGAATTGGAAGTTCTTCCTATAACCGGAGGTTGTTCATCTCTTGAAAAGCTTAGGATTTTGGGTTGTGAAAAATTAAGCAAGATCGGAGACGGATTATTTAGCTCCACTTGTCTCAAAGAATTATATCTATGTCATTGTTCTAATTTAAGTTCGATTCCAGATTTGGAAGGATGTTTCTCTCTTAAAATTCTGTCAATTAATAGCTGCAACAAATTTGAAGTTCTTCCGGTAACAGGAAGATGTTCATCTCTTGAAAAGCTTAGCATTTCCAGTTGCGAAAAATTAAGCAAGATCGGAGACGGATTATTTACCTCCTCTCTTCAAAATCTGTCAATTGATAGTTGCAACGAATTAGAAGTTCTTTCATTACCTGGAAGGTGTTCATCTCTTGAAAAGCTTAGCATTTTTGGTTGCGAAAAATTAAGCAAGATTGGAGACGGATTATCTGCCTGCGCTTGTCTCAAAGAATTAGGTCTATATAATTGTCCTAATTTAAGTTCGATTCCAAATTTGGAAGGATTTTCCTCTCTTCAGAGCCTGTCAATTAATAGGTGCAATGAATTGGAAGTTCTTCCAATAACTGGAAGATGTTCATCTATTGAAAAGCTTAGAATTTCCAGTTGCAAAAATATAAGCAAGATCGGAGACGGGTTATCTACCTCCACTTGTCTCAAAGAATTATATCTATATCTTTGTTCTAATTTAAGTTTGATTCCAGATTTGGAAGGATTTTCCTCTCTTCAAAATCTATCAATTGATAGCTGCAACGAATTGGAAGTTCTTCCCATAACAGGAAGATGTTCATCTCTTGAAAAGCTTAGAATTTCCAGTTGCAAAAATATGAGCAAGATCGGAGACGGATTATCTACCTCCACTTATCTTAAAGAATTAGATCAATATCTTTGTTCTAATTTAAGTTGGATTCCAGATTTGGAAGGATTTTCCTCTCTTCAAAATCTGTCAATTGATAGCTGCAAGGAATTGGCGAGTTTTCCACTAAAAGCACCACTGTCATCCCTTAAAAAATTAAGGATACATGATTGTCCTAATTTGAAGCCCATTCCAAGTTTAGATGGACTCTCTTCTCTCACAGAATTAGAATTTAACAAAGTAGGCGAAGGATGGAGTTGTCTGCTACCAAATATGTTGCGATCCAATACTTCCCTTTGCAGTCTAACAATATTAAATTTGCCTGATCTGATACGGACTCCAGATAACAGCCTTGGTAGGCTTAATTGCTTGGGAAAATTAGCCATTGGTGGTTTCTCAGAAAAGCTGCAAGAATTCCCATGTCTCAGTTCCTTTCAATATCTCAGTGCCTCTCTTCGAGTTCTAGAGTTGACTGGTTGGGAAAAGCTTAAGAGTCTTCCCCCCAACTTCAATCCCTCTCTGCCCTTGAAGAATTGA